A genomic window from Lotus japonicus ecotype B-129 chromosome 1, LjGifu_v1.2 includes:
- the LOC130731086 gene encoding uncharacterized protein LOC130731086, translating into MAPHDLRRPFKRPAISDQERRRQHSLLRQAQNRLDAQRHARFLASTVFSLSSQTPDSSEIELDLVPEPENQPEPSHKELDVLEASKLKGSEARKWFSKQLMHPEWMIDIPDSLSPNWFVFARPSGKRCFVVSCNGTTISRLRNGSVLHRFPSALPSGARKKDSGSSQSYSILDCIFHELDQTYYVIDMVCWRDYSLYDCTAEFRFFWLNSKVAESGACDPPSHYHKYRFSLVPVYSCDRDGLYAAYTAPVPYVKDGLLFYNKHAHYQAGITPLVLVWKDENCSQYVMDTDSKGQVPNQQQVVLELQEDGKLTTSDDPPVVFGCLDGSFTQQSELLSGCLLRFAIGEAGLVLVDGKLEKADLNYLGKVNRARASADSFSKVMFQYSVRHSPLRIDDLLGSVSSPVDEESKPCDIEMDG; encoded by the exons ATGGCACCACACGATCTCCGCCGCCCGTTCAAGCGACCGGCGATCTCCGACCAAGAGAGGCGCAGGCAGCACTCTCTCCTCCGCCAGGCACAGAATCGCCTCGACGCTCAGCGCCACGCTCGCTTCCTTGCCTCCACCGTCTTCTCCCTCTCATCCCAAACCCCCGATTCCTCCGAAATCGAACTCGACCTCGTACCCGAACCCGAAAACCAACCAGAGCCTTCACACAAAGAACTCGACGTCCTCGAAGCCTCGAAGCTGAAGGGCTCAGAAGCTCGCAAATGGTTCTCCAAACAGCTCATGCACCCTGAATGGATGATCGATATCCCTGACTCGCTCTCACCTAACTG GTTCGTGTTTGCAAGGCCTTCTGGGAAACGCTGTTTTGTTGTTTCCTGCAATGGAACAACGATAAGCCGGTTGAGGAACGGTTCGGTGCTGCACCGTTTCCCTTCCGCGTTACCAAGCGGCGCAAGGAAGAAGGACTCCGGTTCTTCTCAGTCTTACTCTATACTAGACTGCATCTTTCACGAG TTGGATCAAACTTACTATGTTATTGACATGGTTTGCTGGCGTGACTACTCACTTTACGATTGCACTGCGGAGTTCAGGTTCTTTTGGTTGAACTCCAAGGTTGCCGAGAGTGGTGCTTGTGACCCTCCTTCGCATTATCACAAGTATAGGTTCAGTTTGGTTCCCGTCTATAGTTGTGACAGGGATGGTCTTTATGCGGCTTATACCGCGCCTGTGCCTTATGTCAAAGACGGTCTTCTCTTTTATAACAA gcaTGCACACTACCAAGCAGGAATAACGCCTTTAGTATTAGTTTGGAAGGATGAGAACTGCAGTCAATATGTTATGGACACGGACAGTAAAGGACAGGTTCCGAACCAGCAGCAG GTGGTTTTGGAGCTTCAAGAAGATGGAAAACTGACCACCTCTGATGATCCTCCAGTGGTATTCGGCTGTTTAGATGGAAGCTTTACACAGCAG TCAGAATTGCTCTCAGGATGTCTACTACGGTTTGCAATTGGAGAGGCAGGATTGGTTCTAGTGGATGGGAAGCTTGAGAAAGCTGACCTAAATTATCTTGGCAAGGTCAATCGAGCTCGCGCCTCAGCTGATAGTTTCTCTAAG